A section of the Pan paniscus chromosome 11, NHGRI_mPanPan1-v2.0_pri, whole genome shotgun sequence genome encodes:
- the TPD52L3 gene encoding tumor protein D55, producing MPHARTETSVGTYESHSTSELEDLTEPEQRELKTKLTKLEAEIVTLRHVLAAKERRCGELKRKLGLTALVGLRQNLSKSWLDVQVSNTYVKQKTSAALSTVGTLICRKLGGVKKSATFRSFEGLMGTIKSKVSGGKRAWP from the coding sequence ATGCCACATGCCAGGACAGAGACCTCTGTGGGCACATATGAATCCCACTCGACTTCTGAACTGGAGGATCTGACAGAGCCCGAGCAAAGAGAGCTCAAAACCAAACTCACTAAATTGGAGGCTGAAATTGTAACCCTACGCCACGTACTAGCAGCCAAAGAGAGACGCTGTGGGGAACTCAAGAGGAAGTTAGGCCTCACCGCCTTGGTAGGGCTGAGACAGAATCTGTCCAAGAGCTGGCTTGATGTTCAGGTCTCCAACACCTATGTGAAACAGAAGACATCAGCTGCTCTGTCCACCGTGGGCACTCTCATCTGCAGGAAGCTTGGAGGCGTGAAGAAGTCAGCCACATTCAGATCTTTTGAAGGTCTGATGGGGACaatcaagtccaaagtctcaggGGGCAAAAGAGCTTGGCCCTGA